The Gillisia sp. Hel_I_86 genome has a segment encoding these proteins:
- a CDS encoding adenylate/guanylate cyclase domain-containing protein, which translates to MYFKFKAYCFLIGFFFIGFQFIWSQDQKVADSLEIIYKKGQTSGIARLELLRNLSFNQVNDLDAYIKYAEELIMLSKAENNFLYLYRGYLQKGNAHRLAGNLDLALENFFMSIDAAIKAEYKEGEGIAKMTVADTYSEMGNSNNASIYYEKAITILRETDNIIALASALLNAGDEAFNTKNYELALQYFEESGALFKEQDYLIGTGYNLGNMGMVYAEQGKDALAKSNINEAIAILEELEDYYAISEYLTYMADIYLKQGNPAASLNYAERSLELAEKYGLKKQISESNLKLAELHEQLGDLPQSYAHYKNHIIYRDSFINLENVASMADMRTNFEVSQKQTEVNLLNQQKRNQLIILGFTGLLLLTLFWYYRNISKEKKRSEDLLLNILPEETARELKKSGKVKAKKFAAVTVMFTDFVGFTRYAESLDPEILVESVNFYFSKFDEIMETYGLEKIKTIGDAYMSAGGLEDPKSDHALRMVKAAFDILEFVKASRIENHNNFTRFDIRIGINTGPVVAGVVGTKKFSYDIWGDSVNIASRMESHSAPGQINIGHTTYNLIKEDYDCECRGKLQVKNRGKMKMYWVHASKNV; encoded by the coding sequence ATGTATTTTAAATTTAAAGCCTATTGTTTTCTGATAGGCTTCTTTTTTATAGGCTTTCAGTTTATTTGGAGCCAAGATCAGAAGGTAGCAGATAGTCTAGAAATTATTTATAAAAAAGGCCAAACTTCTGGGATCGCTAGGTTAGAACTACTTCGGAACCTTTCTTTTAACCAAGTCAATGATTTAGACGCATATATTAAGTATGCAGAAGAACTAATAATGCTCTCGAAAGCTGAGAATAATTTTCTGTATTTATATAGAGGGTATTTACAAAAAGGAAATGCTCATAGGTTGGCCGGAAACTTAGACCTTGCTTTAGAGAACTTTTTTATGAGTATTGATGCCGCTATAAAAGCAGAATATAAAGAAGGTGAAGGTATAGCAAAAATGACTGTTGCAGATACCTATTCTGAAATGGGGAATTCTAACAACGCCTCTATTTATTATGAGAAGGCGATCACGATCTTACGCGAAACCGATAATATTATTGCTTTGGCATCAGCATTATTAAATGCCGGAGATGAAGCCTTTAATACAAAAAACTATGAGTTAGCATTGCAATATTTCGAAGAGTCCGGAGCCCTATTTAAAGAGCAAGATTATTTGATTGGCACGGGTTATAATCTAGGAAATATGGGAATGGTTTATGCCGAGCAAGGAAAAGATGCGCTTGCAAAATCTAATATTAATGAGGCCATTGCAATTTTAGAGGAACTGGAGGATTATTATGCTATCTCCGAGTATCTCACCTATATGGCCGATATTTATTTAAAACAAGGCAATCCGGCTGCCTCTCTTAATTATGCAGAGCGAAGCTTAGAATTGGCTGAAAAATATGGTCTTAAAAAGCAGATTAGCGAATCGAATCTTAAGTTAGCTGAGTTGCATGAACAGCTGGGGGATTTGCCGCAATCTTATGCCCATTACAAAAACCACATTATTTATAGAGATAGTTTCATAAATCTAGAAAACGTTGCCAGCATGGCAGATATGCGCACCAATTTTGAAGTCTCCCAAAAGCAAACAGAAGTTAATTTATTGAATCAGCAAAAGAGAAACCAACTCATTATACTTGGGTTTACGGGGCTTTTGTTACTTACGTTGTTTTGGTATTACAGAAATATTTCAAAAGAGAAAAAACGATCTGAAGACTTACTGCTAAATATTCTGCCCGAGGAAACAGCACGAGAACTTAAAAAAAGCGGGAAAGTGAAGGCGAAAAAATTCGCTGCTGTCACAGTAATGTTTACAGATTTTGTGGGCTTTACTCGTTATGCAGAGAGTTTGGACCCAGAAATATTGGTAGAAAGTGTCAACTTTTATTTTTCGAAATTCGATGAGATCATGGAAACCTATGGCTTGGAAAAAATAAAAACCATCGGCGATGCCTATATGTCGGCTGGAGGTTTAGAAGATCCTAAGAGTGATCATGCCCTTAGAATGGTGAAAGCTGCTTTTGATATTTTAGAATTTGTGAAGGCTTCTAGAATCGAAAACCATAATAATTTTACGCGTTTTGATATTCGCATTGGGATTAACACCGGGCCGGTGGTGGCAGGGGTTGTAGGCACCAAAAAATTCTCTTACGATATTTGGGGAGACTCCGTGAATATCGCCTCTCGTATGGAATCCCACTCCGCCCCCGGGCAAATTAACATCGGGCATACTACCTATAACTTGATTAAAGAGGATTATGATTGCGAATGTAGAGGGAAATTACAAGTAAAAAACAGGGGCAAAATGAAAATGTATTGGGTGCATGCTTCCAAAAATGTTTAA
- a CDS encoding PolC-type DNA polymerase III — protein MISNSKNNKDIPIWTCFKNLFKKRAPWFFEEARFIAFDTETTGLDPKNDKILSIGAVSIINNRIEIANSFECFIKQEKFNMETVKIHGILKEGKTQKMNEIDALTAFLKYVENAVLIAHHIAFDETIINTALKNHNLPKLSNKTIDTGILYKKLQNSQGGHFSLDALCDEYNITKHDRHTAQGDSYITALVFLKIVSRLKRKGNFNYSTLFYTRKLKDGLL, from the coding sequence ATGATTTCAAACTCTAAAAATAACAAGGATATACCTATATGGACTTGTTTCAAGAATCTATTTAAGAAGAGAGCGCCCTGGTTCTTTGAAGAGGCAAGGTTTATAGCCTTCGATACAGAAACAACAGGATTAGACCCTAAAAACGATAAAATTTTATCTATTGGTGCCGTAAGTATTATCAACAATAGGATAGAGATTGCCAATAGTTTTGAATGTTTCATTAAACAAGAAAAATTCAATATGGAAACCGTAAAAATTCACGGGATATTAAAAGAGGGCAAAACTCAAAAAATGAACGAGATCGATGCTCTCACAGCCTTTTTGAAATATGTGGAAAATGCAGTTTTAATTGCACATCATATTGCATTTGATGAAACTATCATCAATACCGCTCTAAAAAACCACAATCTTCCAAAACTCAGTAATAAGACCATCGATACTGGTATCTTGTATAAAAAACTGCAGAATAGTCAAGGTGGTCACTTTTCGCTTGACGCATTATGCGATGAGTACAATATAACTAAACATGACAGGCACACAGCACAAGGGGATTCTTATATTACCGCATTGGTATTTTTAAAAATAGTTTCGCGTTTAAAACGCAAAGGCAATTTTAATTATTCCACATTATTTTATACAAGGAAACTTAAAGATGGCTTACTGTAA
- a CDS encoding DUF294 nucleotidyltransferase-like domain-containing protein, with protein sequence MSNTISQRIYDFLKEFPPFNVLEKNQLQQITSHIRVIYLEIGQSLFSQGDMPHKHFYVVGEGAIELYKRMEEDSILIDICDEGDVFGLRPLIQNDNYLMSALAKEESIIYAIPIEIFKEIVKTNDKANKFLIASFSTNIKNPYSKNVAADLFANDTVLKKSALYFDSQLATYSTNPVTCKENTSIKEAAQLMTKYRVGSIVIEENKKPKGIITDKDLRSKIATGIVSINKNTKEIMSTPVITVADNITVAEAQIRMLQHTISHLCVTKTGTRNSEIKGILSEHDIVVLRGNNPSAIIKKINRAQDTAMLKLTRQNANILLPQYLKQETSIRFISNIISEINKAVTLKAIELSLKEMDDVPPAKFAWLALGSQGRNEQLLMTDQDNALIFQDVDQESYAATKTYFLGLSKKVTEKLNTIGFEYCPSKMMASNPKWCLSLNEWKNQFIKWIQTPSETSIMMCTIFFDYNFLFGDKELSTELSQSIFKSIDSYEIFLNYLGRNALLNPPPIGFFRQLIVESDGENKDQFDLKARTLMPLIDAARLLILSHKIIDKNNTIERYQTLADLEPQNKELYESCIESFKILKRYQLEQGLTNENSGRYLKLKTLGKAEKLRLKGCFKAIKNVQELINTRYRLSQIM encoded by the coding sequence GTGAGCAACACAATCTCCCAACGGATTTATGATTTTCTTAAAGAGTTTCCCCCGTTTAATGTGCTTGAAAAAAATCAATTACAACAAATCACTTCGCACATTAGGGTTATTTATCTGGAAATCGGTCAGTCCTTATTTTCTCAAGGCGATATGCCGCACAAGCACTTTTATGTGGTGGGAGAAGGTGCTATTGAACTATATAAAAGAATGGAGGAAGATTCCATATTAATTGATATTTGTGATGAAGGCGATGTTTTTGGACTGCGCCCGTTGATCCAAAACGACAATTATTTAATGAGTGCCTTAGCTAAAGAAGAGTCTATAATTTATGCCATTCCAATTGAAATATTTAAAGAAATTGTCAAGACAAACGATAAGGCAAATAAGTTTTTGATAGCAAGTTTTTCAACCAACATAAAAAACCCATACTCAAAAAATGTAGCGGCAGACTTATTCGCCAACGACACTGTTCTTAAAAAGAGCGCTTTGTATTTTGACAGTCAATTAGCTACCTATAGTACAAATCCAGTTACTTGTAAAGAAAATACCTCGATAAAAGAAGCTGCTCAGCTTATGACCAAATATCGTGTTGGGTCCATTGTTATTGAAGAAAATAAAAAACCAAAAGGGATTATTACAGATAAAGATCTACGTTCCAAAATTGCCACTGGGATCGTTTCGATCAATAAAAACACAAAAGAAATAATGTCAACCCCGGTTATTACGGTGGCAGATAATATTACCGTGGCCGAGGCTCAAATAAGGATGCTGCAACATACTATTTCTCATTTATGCGTCACAAAAACAGGAACAAGGAATTCTGAAATAAAAGGAATCTTATCTGAACACGATATTGTTGTGCTAAGGGGCAACAACCCTTCCGCTATCATTAAAAAAATCAATAGAGCGCAAGATACGGCTATGTTAAAACTCACTCGACAAAACGCCAACATCTTATTGCCCCAATACCTAAAACAAGAAACCTCAATTAGGTTTATATCAAATATAATTTCTGAAATAAACAAAGCTGTCACACTCAAAGCCATAGAACTATCCTTAAAAGAAATGGATGATGTTCCCCCGGCTAAATTTGCTTGGCTCGCATTGGGAAGCCAAGGCCGAAATGAGCAATTGTTGATGACAGATCAAGACAATGCTTTGATTTTTCAGGACGTGGATCAAGAATCATATGCAGCAACAAAAACATACTTTTTAGGATTATCAAAAAAAGTAACAGAAAAATTGAACACTATTGGGTTTGAGTATTGCCCATCTAAAATGATGGCGAGTAATCCCAAATGGTGCCTATCACTGAATGAATGGAAAAATCAGTTTATCAAGTGGATACAAACACCTTCAGAAACCAGCATTATGATGTGCACTATCTTCTTCGACTATAATTTTTTATTTGGAGATAAGGAGCTTTCAACAGAACTTTCTCAAAGCATTTTCAAATCCATCGATTCCTATGAAATATTCTTGAACTACTTGGGAAGAAATGCGTTACTAAATCCTCCTCCTATTGGTTTTTTTAGACAGTTGATTGTAGAGTCAGACGGGGAAAACAAAGATCAGTTCGACTTAAAAGCAAGAACTTTAATGCCACTAATTGATGCTGCGAGGTTATTAATTCTTTCACATAAAATTATAGACAAGAACAATACCATTGAACGCTATCAAACATTGGCAGATTTGGAACCCCAAAATAAAGAGCTTTATGAATCCTGTATCGAATCATTCAAAATTTTGAAACGCTACCAATTAGAACAAGGCTTGACCAATGAAAACTCTGGAAGGTACCTAAAGCTTAAAACCTTGGGCAAGGCAGAGAAATTAAGATTAAAAGGATGCTTTAAGGCTATTAAAAATGTTCAGGAATTAATAAATACACGATACAGATTATCGCAGATAATGTAA
- a CDS encoding helix-turn-helix domain-containing protein → MKIELCPNCGSDRNIKSGIVNNRQRYKCKQCNYFFSVNKIGKKIDDYYVNKSLQLYLEGLTYREIERILGVSHVSVMNWVKKYNIKRPTNTNYHPTYKILNAVELGKYFANSENIKGAGAVVTELGDKFMLIKWERFKD, encoded by the coding sequence ATGAAAATTGAGCTATGTCCGAATTGTGGTTCTGATAGGAACATTAAAAGTGGAATCGTAAACAATAGGCAACGATATAAGTGCAAGCAATGTAATTATTTCTTCTCTGTTAACAAGATCGGAAAGAAGATCGACGACTATTATGTAAACAAATCACTTCAGTTATATTTGGAGGGCTTGACCTATCGGGAAATCGAACGTATTTTAGGTGTCTCTCACGTAAGTGTTATGAACTGGGTAAAGAAATATAATATCAAACGCCCTACTAATACGAACTATCATCCAACCTATAAAATATTGAATGCTGTAGAGCTTGGAAAATACTTTGCCAATTCTGAAAACATTAAAGGAGCAGGTGCCGTGGTTACCGAGTTGGGGGATAAATTTATGCTTATAAAATGGGAGCGTTTCAAAGATTAA
- a CDS encoding DUF4212 domain-containing protein, with the protein MSEKQKNATAYWKENLRYLAILLSIWFLVSFVFGILLVDQLNTIKMGGFKLGFWFAQQGSIYVFVILIFVYIRLMNKLDKKYGVDE; encoded by the coding sequence ATGTCTGAAAAACAAAAAAACGCAACGGCGTATTGGAAGGAAAACCTAAGATACTTGGCTATTCTTTTGTCCATTTGGTTTCTGGTTTCCTTTGTATTTGGAATCCTATTAGTAGATCAACTAAATACAATTAAAATGGGTGGGTTCAAACTAGGGTTCTGGTTTGCCCAACAAGGTTCAATATATGTATTTGTCATCCTCATATTCGTCTACATAAGATTGATGAACAAGCTTGATAAAAAATACGGTGTTGACGAATAA
- a CDS encoding sodium:solute symporter family protein codes for MGLLTWTWILVGITFALYIGIAIWARAGSSKEFYVAGGGVPPIINGMATAADWMSAASFISLAGIVSFGGYDGSVYLMGWTGGYVLLALLLAPYLRKFGKFTVPDFIGDRYYSNVARIVAVIAALIVSFTYVAGQMRGVGIVFSRYLEVDIDTGVYIGMAIVLFYAVLGGMKGITYTQVAQYCVLIFAFMVPAIFISFEMTGNVIPQLGFGATGEDGVYLLDKLDGLHAELGFSEYTTGSKSMIDVFAITLALMAGTAGLPHVIVRFFTVPRVRDARKSAGWALLFIAIMYTTIPAVAVFARVNLIETVSNENYEELPGWFANWEKTGLLGFEDKNNDGVVQYVADKEVNELTIDRDIMVLANPEIAKLPNWVIALVGAGGLAAALSTAAGLLLVIASSISHDLFKRMIMPEITEKGELIAARLAAAVAVVIAGYFGINPPGFVAAVVALAFGLAAASFFPAIVLGIFDKRMNKEGAIAGMIIGLGLMLFYMLKFKFGIFDGGKEAVDGLTSSWWFGISPEGFGTIAMFVNFVISVVVSRMTPAPPENVQDIVENIRIPSGAGEATGH; via the coding sequence ATGGGACTATTAACCTGGACCTGGATACTCGTAGGAATCACCTTTGCATTATACATAGGAATTGCAATTTGGGCTAGAGCGGGGTCATCAAAGGAATTTTATGTTGCAGGAGGTGGAGTACCGCCTATTATTAATGGTATGGCCACCGCTGCCGATTGGATGTCTGCTGCATCATTTATCTCACTGGCCGGGATTGTATCTTTTGGAGGGTATGATGGCTCTGTGTACTTAATGGGATGGACTGGAGGATATGTACTCTTGGCACTATTACTTGCGCCCTATTTAAGGAAATTTGGAAAATTTACAGTACCAGATTTTATTGGAGATAGGTATTATTCCAATGTTGCACGTATCGTTGCTGTAATTGCGGCATTGATCGTATCATTTACGTACGTAGCGGGTCAAATGAGGGGTGTGGGCATCGTATTCTCCAGATATCTGGAAGTAGATATCGATACCGGTGTTTATATTGGTATGGCAATCGTGCTTTTCTATGCCGTACTTGGAGGAATGAAAGGAATTACCTATACCCAAGTAGCACAATACTGTGTCCTTATTTTTGCATTTATGGTACCTGCGATCTTCATATCGTTTGAAATGACGGGAAATGTTATTCCACAATTGGGGTTTGGAGCCACAGGAGAAGATGGAGTATATTTGTTGGATAAGTTGGACGGTCTACACGCAGAACTTGGTTTTAGTGAATACACCACGGGAAGCAAATCCATGATAGATGTATTTGCTATAACACTGGCTTTAATGGCTGGAACAGCCGGATTACCTCATGTAATTGTCCGTTTTTTCACAGTACCTAGGGTAAGGGATGCGCGCAAGTCTGCTGGTTGGGCTTTACTTTTTATTGCCATTATGTATACAACAATTCCTGCCGTAGCAGTATTTGCAAGGGTCAACTTAATAGAAACAGTAAGCAATGAAAATTACGAAGAGCTTCCAGGGTGGTTTGCAAACTGGGAGAAGACAGGGCTCTTGGGATTTGAGGATAAAAACAATGATGGTGTAGTTCAATATGTTGCAGATAAGGAGGTCAATGAGCTTACAATAGATCGTGATATTATGGTGCTGGCCAATCCAGAAATAGCAAAACTACCTAATTGGGTAATTGCACTGGTAGGTGCTGGTGGACTGGCCGCGGCATTATCCACGGCTGCTGGACTCTTATTGGTAATTGCTTCTTCTATTTCCCACGATTTATTCAAAAGGATGATAATGCCGGAAATTACTGAAAAAGGCGAGCTTATCGCTGCCCGTCTTGCTGCTGCTGTAGCAGTTGTGATTGCAGGATACTTTGGGATCAATCCACCAGGATTTGTTGCCGCAGTCGTCGCCTTGGCCTTTGGGCTTGCGGCCGCTTCCTTTTTTCCTGCCATTGTATTGGGGATATTCGATAAACGAATGAATAAAGAAGGTGCTATTGCTGGTATGATTATAGGATTGGGGTTGATGTTGTTCTATATGTTAAAGTTTAAATTTGGAATTTTTGATGGAGGAAAGGAAGCAGTTGATGGATTAACATCTAGCTGGTGGTTCGGGATTTCTCCAGAAGGATTTGGAACTATTGCGATGTTTGTAAACTTTGTAATATCTGTAGTCGTTTCAAGAATGACACCTGCACCACCAGAGAACGTTCAGGATATTGTAGAAAATATCAGGATACCTTCAGGCGCGGGAGAAGCTACCGGGCATTAG
- a CDS encoding sensor histidine kinase: MNNYALIIIIVVYLAVLFYIAFLAEKKKKSKWVNNPYVYTLSLAVYCSAWTYYGSVGIAANTGIDFLPIYLGPVIAVPLWIIVLRKVIRISRQNKISSIADFISLRYGNNRFLGALVTVVCLLGTLPYISLQLKAISETFEIMADSTSYTSTNVLDDSTFYVALLLAIFATFFGTQKADASEKHTGIIAAVAFESVLKLVFFLVIGFYVTFYLFDGTTDIYNQIATVDNFKELTSLSGLEDGFNWFFMIGLSFMAIFLLPRQFQVAVLENNREKYLKKAIWLFPLYLLLFNVFVIFIAWAGKLTFGDTGNAEYYTLLLPLENGNSFLATLVFLGGFSAVISMVVVSTLALSIMVSNNLIIPYGFLDKFIKNQTERNAKYIKNIRRISIFTIIIIAYFFYISFSKELSLYSIGLISFVIIAQLAPSFFIGLFWNRGSSKGAIIGIIIGFCITVYTLVLPFTLAAYTGTDNFTQYGLNGISALKPYALFGIDFLSPPAHAFFWSLLFNLFGYLVFSIISKGNYRERNYAEMFVDSKNFSALQDNALVWKGEAYVADIKNVLVRFLGEKNASRALKLFFTKYKLPLDTQLADARLINFSEKLLTGSIGSASAKILIAGVVKEEQISLIEVLRILEESKENIVSNKMLLEKSKELSQLSSKLKDANKELVDKDKQKDEFLDTVAHELKTPITGIRAATELLMDDEDDMPIEIKKQFLANILQDSDRLGRLINNILDFEKLESGRSSLDMNYLDIQETIKKAVANMQHIAAKKGITIDIKNEQRFKLDYDEDRILQVFTNLISNAIKFCKPVSGSIEIDYKLGNDVLEISVRDNGKGIPIEDIEHVFDKFYQSQHQNTIKPEGSGLGLAITKQIIEKHHGKIWVDKKIKTGAKFVFTLPIN, encoded by the coding sequence ATGAATAATTACGCACTCATAATTATTATTGTCGTGTATTTGGCGGTGTTATTCTATATTGCCTTTCTTGCTGAAAAAAAGAAGAAAAGCAAATGGGTAAACAATCCTTATGTGTACACCTTGTCCTTGGCCGTTTATTGTTCTGCTTGGACGTATTACGGCAGCGTTGGCATCGCGGCAAATACTGGTATTGATTTTTTGCCTATTTATTTGGGCCCTGTAATTGCTGTGCCACTATGGATTATAGTACTTAGAAAAGTTATAAGAATCTCCAGACAGAACAAAATTTCATCCATAGCAGATTTTATTTCGCTGCGCTACGGAAACAATAGATTTTTAGGCGCACTTGTTACTGTAGTTTGCCTCTTGGGCACATTGCCGTATATCTCTCTGCAACTGAAAGCCATCTCCGAAACCTTTGAAATCATGGCAGACAGCACGAGCTATACTTCAACAAATGTCCTAGATGACTCTACATTTTATGTGGCGCTACTTTTAGCCATATTTGCAACGTTCTTTGGTACGCAAAAAGCAGATGCTTCTGAAAAACACACAGGAATAATAGCTGCAGTAGCTTTTGAATCTGTATTAAAATTAGTGTTCTTTTTGGTCATCGGGTTTTATGTAACCTTTTATTTATTTGATGGTACAACAGACATTTATAATCAAATAGCCACAGTAGACAACTTTAAAGAACTTACCAGTCTTTCAGGATTGGAAGATGGGTTTAATTGGTTTTTTATGATTGGATTGTCCTTTATGGCAATTTTTTTATTGCCAAGACAATTTCAAGTTGCAGTATTAGAAAACAATCGAGAAAAATATTTAAAAAAGGCGATTTGGTTGTTTCCGCTATATTTATTGTTGTTCAATGTGTTTGTTATTTTTATTGCCTGGGCCGGAAAATTAACTTTTGGAGATACTGGAAATGCAGAATATTACACCCTGTTGCTACCGCTGGAAAATGGCAATTCCTTTCTTGCAACTTTAGTTTTTCTTGGTGGATTTTCTGCGGTAATTTCCATGGTTGTGGTGTCCACATTGGCATTGTCCATTATGGTAAGTAACAACCTTATTATTCCCTATGGGTTTTTAGATAAATTTATTAAAAATCAAACAGAACGTAATGCGAAGTATATTAAGAACATTCGTCGTATCTCTATTTTTACTATTATCATAATAGCTTATTTCTTCTACATTTCTTTTTCAAAAGAATTGTCTTTGTATTCCATAGGTCTAATTTCCTTTGTGATTATTGCGCAACTAGCGCCTTCTTTTTTTATTGGGCTGTTCTGGAATCGTGGCTCGTCAAAAGGGGCAATAATTGGTATCATCATTGGTTTTTGTATTACGGTTTACACTCTGGTACTGCCTTTCACTTTGGCAGCTTATACAGGAACAGACAATTTTACCCAATATGGATTGAATGGCATTTCGGCACTTAAACCCTATGCGCTCTTTGGTATCGATTTTTTAAGTCCACCAGCCCATGCTTTTTTTTGGAGTCTGTTATTTAATTTATTTGGCTATTTAGTGTTTTCAATTATATCAAAAGGTAACTATAGAGAACGTAATTATGCCGAAATGTTTGTAGATAGCAAGAACTTTTCTGCATTACAGGACAATGCATTGGTTTGGAAGGGAGAAGCTTATGTAGCTGATATTAAAAATGTACTTGTAAGGTTTCTGGGAGAGAAAAATGCATCCAGGGCTTTAAAACTCTTTTTTACCAAATATAAATTACCATTGGATACACAATTAGCCGATGCGAGATTGATTAATTTTTCTGAAAAGTTGCTTACCGGAAGTATAGGGAGCGCTTCCGCAAAAATTTTAATAGCTGGTGTAGTAAAAGAAGAACAGATAAGTCTTATTGAAGTACTTAGAATATTGGAAGAGTCCAAAGAGAACATTGTAAGCAATAAAATGCTTCTTGAGAAGTCAAAAGAGTTATCTCAACTGTCTTCCAAATTAAAAGATGCAAATAAGGAACTTGTGGATAAGGATAAACAAAAAGATGAGTTTTTGGATACTGTGGCCCACGAACTAAAAACGCCTATTACAGGGATCAGGGCAGCTACAGAACTTTTGATGGATGATGAAGATGATATGCCTATAGAAATTAAAAAACAGTTTCTTGCCAACATCCTTCAAGATTCAGATAGGTTAGGGCGTCTCATCAATAATATCCTGGATTTTGAAAAGCTGGAATCGGGACGTTCAAGTTTGGATATGAACTACCTTGATATTCAGGAGACGATCAAAAAAGCTGTGGCAAACATGCAGCATATAGCTGCTAAAAAGGGTATTACCATAGACATTAAAAATGAGCAGCGTTTCAAGTTGGATTATGATGAAGATAGGATCCTTCAGGTTTTTACCAACTTAATTTCGAATGCTATAAAGTTTTGCAAACCTGTATCTGGAAGCATTGAGATAGATTACAAGTTAGGAAATGACGTGTTGGAAATATCCGTAAGGGATAATGGCAAGGGTATTCCAATCGAAGATATTGAGCATGTTTTTGATAAATTTTATCAATCGCAACATCAAAATACCATCAAGCCAGAAGGTAGTGGCCTAGGGCTTGCGATCACAAAACAAATTATAGAAAAACACCACGGTAAAATTTGGGTGGATAAGAAGATAAAAACAGGAGCAAAATTTGTTTTTACCTTGCCAATTAACTAA
- a CDS encoding response regulator transcription factor: protein MKYKILIVDDEPNIVMSLEYAFKKKGFEVYIARDGGEAMEILKNNVPDIVLLDIMMPNVDGYQTLKHIKITAGLEATKVVFLTAKNKASDIEKGLKLGADKYLIKPFSVKKIVSEILELVA, encoded by the coding sequence ATGAAGTATAAGATTTTAATTGTTGATGATGAGCCTAATATAGTAATGTCCTTGGAATATGCCTTTAAAAAGAAAGGTTTTGAGGTATATATAGCAAGGGATGGCGGCGAGGCAATGGAGATTTTAAAAAACAACGTTCCAGATATTGTGTTACTTGATATTATGATGCCCAATGTAGATGGATATCAAACACTAAAACACATAAAAATCACGGCGGGCTTGGAAGCTACAAAAGTAGTTTTCTTAACCGCAAAAAATAAAGCTTCAGATATTGAAAAGGGTTTAAAACTTGGAGCAGATAAATATTTGATCAAACCTTTTTCAGTAAAAAAAATAGTTTCAGAAATTCTGGAACTTGTGGCTTAA